From the Desulfohalovibrio reitneri genome, one window contains:
- a CDS encoding FAD-dependent oxidoreductase, producing MRIGVFVCHCGSNIAGNVDVGSVAEQALSLPDVAFASDTMYACAEQGQEGIIEAIRDHGLDGVVVASCTPRMHEPTFRRTVERAGLNRYMFEMANIREHVSWIGKDKEANTRKALDLVSMAVSKLRYDRPLTPKSFEVNKRVMVVGGGVAGIQAALDCANGGLEVVLVEKQSTIGGKMAKLDKTFPTVDCSSCILGPKMVDVSQHPNITLYASSEIDELSGYVGNYTATIRRKATYVDWEACTGCGLCMEKC from the coding sequence ATGCGAATCGGCGTTTTCGTCTGCCACTGCGGCAGCAACATAGCCGGCAACGTGGACGTGGGGTCGGTGGCCGAGCAGGCCCTGTCCCTGCCGGACGTGGCCTTCGCCTCGGACACCATGTACGCCTGCGCGGAGCAGGGGCAGGAAGGCATCATCGAGGCCATCCGCGACCACGGCCTCGACGGCGTGGTGGTGGCCTCCTGCACCCCGCGCATGCACGAGCCCACCTTCCGCCGCACGGTGGAGCGGGCGGGTCTGAACCGCTACATGTTCGAGATGGCCAACATCCGCGAGCACGTCTCCTGGATCGGCAAGGACAAGGAAGCCAACACGCGCAAGGCGCTGGACCTGGTGTCCATGGCCGTTTCCAAGCTGCGCTACGACCGCCCGCTGACCCCCAAGAGCTTCGAGGTCAACAAGCGGGTCATGGTGGTGGGCGGCGGCGTGGCCGGCATCCAGGCGGCGCTGGACTGCGCCAACGGCGGCCTGGAGGTCGTTTTGGTGGAGAAGCAGTCCACCATCGGCGGCAAGATGGCCAAGCTGGACAAGACCTTCCCCACGGTGGACTGCTCCAGCTGCATCCTCGGCCCCAAGATGGTGGACGTCTCCCAGCACCCCAACATCACCCTCTACGCCTCCTCGGAGATCGACGAGCTGAGCGGGTACGTGGGCAACTACACGGCCACCATCCGCCGCAAGGCCACCTACGTGGACTGGGAGGCCTGCACCGGCTGCGGGCTGTGCATGGAGAAGTGC
- a CDS encoding sigma-54-dependent transcriptional regulator gives MTEPYHVLVVDDEESIRKLLKKELETEERAIHVARNAAETRRRIHDGDYDLLVLDIKLPDSDGLDLFTECKAKLPDAEVVLITGHGTIDDAVEAMRLGAYDYITKPFKLDRLSLLLDRAYQRVCLQRENRSLRHSQEITGSSQKLVGNSPVIKHLHYLVSRVAPAGVPVLLTGESGVGKDVVARKIHEQSDRAKQPIITKNCAMLQRELVRSELFGHTKGAFTGASEAKEGLLALANKGTLFLDEVGDLPEEVQASLLRVLESQTYRRVGENEERRVDVRFLFATNRNLAKEVEDGRFNEALFHRINVFNIDIPPLRERREDIPLLIEHFLTQMRLGKRKCTIADKTLQFLMRYDWPGNVRELRNVLERSVILAENGVITNQTLPKEVVPAQSGDACAGSPLSLESMERAHIRKVLAMYQGNRQRAAEALGIGRKTLYRKLRKHGLASAD, from the coding sequence ATGACTGAACCGTACCACGTCCTTGTGGTGGACGACGAAGAGTCCATCCGCAAGCTCCTCAAGAAGGAGCTGGAAACCGAGGAGCGCGCCATACACGTGGCCCGGAACGCGGCCGAGACGCGGCGGCGCATCCACGACGGCGACTACGACCTCCTTGTCCTGGACATCAAGCTTCCCGACTCCGACGGCCTGGACCTCTTCACAGAGTGCAAGGCCAAGCTGCCGGACGCCGAAGTGGTCCTCATCACCGGCCACGGCACCATCGACGACGCCGTGGAGGCCATGCGCCTGGGCGCCTACGATTACATCACCAAGCCCTTCAAGCTGGACCGGCTCTCCCTGCTCCTGGACCGGGCCTACCAGCGGGTCTGCCTGCAGCGGGAAAACCGCAGCCTGCGCCACTCCCAGGAGATCACCGGCTCCTCGCAGAAGCTGGTGGGCAACTCCCCGGTGATCAAGCACCTGCATTACCTCGTTTCCAGGGTGGCCCCGGCCGGGGTGCCCGTGCTGCTCACCGGCGAGAGCGGGGTGGGCAAGGACGTGGTGGCCAGGAAAATCCACGAACAAAGCGACAGGGCCAAACAGCCCATCATCACCAAAAACTGCGCCATGCTCCAGCGGGAACTGGTGCGCAGCGAACTGTTCGGCCATACCAAGGGGGCCTTCACCGGTGCCTCGGAGGCCAAGGAAGGGCTGCTTGCCCTGGCCAACAAGGGCACCCTCTTCCTGGATGAGGTGGGCGACCTTCCCGAGGAAGTGCAGGCCTCCCTGCTGCGGGTGCTGGAGTCGCAGACCTACCGCCGCGTGGGCGAGAACGAGGAGCGGCGGGTGGACGTCCGCTTCCTCTTCGCAACCAACCGAAACCTGGCCAAGGAAGTCGAGGACGGCCGTTTCAACGAGGCGCTCTTCCACCGCATCAACGTCTTCAACATCGACATCCCCCCGCTGCGGGAGCGGCGGGAGGACATCCCGCTGCTCATAGAGCATTTCCTGACCCAGATGCGCCTGGGCAAACGCAAGTGCACCATCGCGGACAAGACCCTGCAGTTCCTCATGCGGTACGACTGGCCCGGCAACGTTCGCGAGTTGCGCAACGTGCTGGAGCGCTCCGTCATCCTGGCGGAAAACGGCGTCATCACCAACCAGACGCTGCCCAAAGAAGTGGTGCCGGCGCAGTCCGGAGACGCCTGCGCCGGCTCCCCCCTCTCCCTGGAATCCATGGAGCGGGCGCACATCCGCAAGGTCCTGGCCATGTACCAGGGCAACCGCCAGCGGGCCGCCGAGGCGCTGGGCATCGGGCGCAAAACCCTCTACCGCAAACTCCGCAAGCACGGCCTCGCATCGGCCGACTAG
- a CDS encoding CoB--CoM heterodisulfide reductase iron-sulfur subunit B family protein encodes MSPAYAYYPGCSGLGTSMEYEQSTRAICEALDVNLVDIPDWSCCGSTPAHTVDHTLSCALAARNLGLVEKMGLDTVITPCPSCLTNLKTAVHRMGDEEFMRRVNSLLDEPVGNTVRVKSVLQALIEDVGPEKLAERVVRPLSGLRVAPYYGCIMNRPPEVMEFDDHENPVAMDRLMEAIGAEVAPFPLKVECCGASFGVARKDVVARLSGKLLDLAEANQAMAMVTACPLCQMNLDLRQGQINAATKSQHEMPVFYYTQLIGLALGLDESSLGLNKLCVNPGLALREAERKTAEAAS; translated from the coding sequence GTGAGCCCCGCCTACGCCTACTACCCCGGCTGTTCCGGCCTCGGCACCTCCATGGAGTACGAGCAGTCCACCCGGGCCATCTGCGAGGCCCTTGACGTGAATCTGGTGGACATTCCGGACTGGAGCTGCTGCGGCTCCACTCCGGCGCACACCGTGGACCACACCCTGTCCTGCGCCCTGGCGGCGCGCAACCTGGGGTTGGTGGAGAAGATGGGCCTGGACACGGTCATCACCCCCTGCCCCAGCTGCCTGACCAACCTCAAGACGGCCGTGCACCGCATGGGCGATGAGGAGTTCATGCGCCGGGTGAACAGCCTGCTGGACGAGCCGGTGGGCAACACGGTGCGGGTCAAGTCCGTGCTGCAGGCGCTCATCGAGGACGTGGGGCCGGAGAAGCTGGCCGAGCGGGTGGTGCGCCCCTTAAGCGGCCTGCGGGTGGCCCCCTACTACGGCTGCATCATGAACCGTCCGCCCGAGGTCATGGAGTTCGACGACCACGAGAACCCGGTGGCCATGGACCGGCTCATGGAGGCCATCGGCGCGGAGGTCGCTCCCTTCCCGCTGAAGGTGGAGTGCTGCGGCGCCTCCTTCGGCGTGGCCCGCAAGGACGTGGTGGCGCGTCTTTCGGGCAAGCTTTTGGACTTGGCCGAGGCCAACCAGGCCATGGCCATGGTCACGGCCTGCCCGCTGTGCCAGATGAACCTGGACCTGCGGCAGGGGCAGATCAACGCGGCCACCAAGAGCCAGCACGAGATGCCCGTTTTCTACTACACCCAGCTCATCGGTCTGGCCCTTGGCCTGGACGAGTCCAGCCTGGGCCTGAACAAGCTGTGCGTGAACCCCGGCCTCGCGCTGCGCGAAGCCGAACGGAAGACCGCCGAAGCCGCCTCCTGA
- a CDS encoding iron-containing alcohol dehydrogenase, which produces MAVREEVYGFFIPNVTLIGIGASKEIPQKIRDIGGTKPLIVTDQGIVNAGILKQITDLLDKAKMSYEVYDKTIPNPTDENVHNGVEVYQKAKCDSLITLGGGSSHDCGKGIGLVVSNGGKIHDFEGIDKSTKPLPPYLAVNTTAGTASEMTRFCIITDLSRKVKMAIVDWRVTPNIALDDPLLMMGMPPALTAATGMDALTHAVEAYVSTVATPMTDACAEKAIELIFTFLRRAVANGQDVEAREGMCFAQYLAGMAFNNASLGHVHAMAHQLGGFYDLPHGECNAILLPHVESFNLIARVDRFAKMAEIMGENIEGLSKRDAAEKCVDAIKVLSTDVGIPSGLVELGKKYGKQVKKADIATMTENAQKDACGFTNPRCPTDNDVMAIFEAAL; this is translated from the coding sequence ATGGCAGTGCGTGAAGAAGTCTATGGGTTTTTCATCCCCAACGTGACGCTGATCGGCATCGGGGCCTCCAAAGAGATCCCCCAGAAAATTCGTGACATCGGCGGCACCAAACCGCTGATCGTCACCGACCAGGGCATCGTCAACGCCGGGATTCTCAAGCAGATCACCGACCTGCTGGACAAGGCCAAGATGAGCTACGAGGTCTACGACAAGACCATCCCCAACCCCACTGACGAGAACGTCCACAACGGCGTCGAGGTCTACCAGAAGGCCAAGTGCGACAGCCTGATCACCCTGGGTGGCGGCTCCTCCCACGACTGCGGCAAGGGCATCGGCCTGGTGGTCTCCAACGGCGGCAAAATCCATGACTTCGAGGGTATCGACAAGTCGACCAAGCCCCTGCCGCCCTACCTGGCCGTGAACACCACCGCGGGCACCGCCTCGGAAATGACCCGCTTCTGCATCATCACCGACCTTTCCAGGAAGGTGAAGATGGCCATCGTGGACTGGCGCGTCACCCCCAACATCGCCCTGGACGACCCCCTGCTCATGATGGGCATGCCCCCGGCCCTGACCGCGGCCACCGGCATGGACGCCCTGACCCACGCCGTCGAGGCATACGTCTCCACCGTGGCCACCCCCATGACCGACGCCTGCGCCGAGAAGGCCATCGAACTGATCTTCACCTTCCTCCGCCGCGCCGTGGCCAACGGCCAGGACGTGGAGGCCCGCGAGGGCATGTGCTTCGCCCAGTACCTCGCCGGCATGGCCTTCAACAACGCCTCCCTGGGCCACGTGCACGCCATGGCCCACCAGCTTGGCGGTTTCTACGACCTGCCGCACGGCGAGTGCAACGCCATCCTGCTGCCCCACGTGGAGAGCTTTAACCTCATCGCCCGCGTGGATCGCTTCGCCAAGATGGCCGAGATCATGGGCGAAAACATCGAGGGCCTCTCCAAGCGCGACGCCGCCGAGAAGTGCGTCGATGCCATCAAGGTCCTCTCCACCGACGTCGGCATCCCCAGCGGCCTGGTGGAGCTCGGCAAGAAGTACGGCAAGCAGGTCAAGAAGGCTGACATCGCCACCATGACCGAGAACGCCCAGAAGGACGCCTGCGGGTTCACCAACCCCCGCTGCCCCACCGACAACGACGTCATGGCCATTTTCGAGGCCGCCCTGTAG
- a CDS encoding XdhC family aldehyde oxidoreductase maturation factor, whose translation MRQLLEFIRDELRGGRPVAGAVIISSSGSTPRSTGSRMAVASNDATRGTVGGGPAEAMAQREAARAHETRRSSLLRLDLTGKQAAEAGMICGGEQEILIEYLEPSAESLELVENLLRAWEAGRGVLCTAFLHDGGDVRVLTRTTDPGNLPSELPEPLRREARELSDAAHFPFTRTAGGATMLVEPVRPPGTVVIAGAGHVGQATAHLCAFTGMPAVVLDDRGDFLTRERLPQADRLHKVDSFENCFHGLEITPDSRIVILTRGHVHDKTVLAQALRTPAGYIGMIGSTRKRDATYESLLQEGFTQADLGRVHCPIGLSIGADTPEEIAVSIVAELINHRAHA comes from the coding sequence ATGCGCCAGCTTCTTGAATTCATCCGCGACGAACTGCGAGGCGGACGCCCCGTTGCGGGCGCGGTCATCATCTCCAGCAGCGGCTCCACCCCCCGCTCCACCGGATCGCGCATGGCCGTGGCCAGCAACGACGCGACCCGGGGCACCGTGGGCGGCGGACCGGCCGAGGCCATGGCCCAACGGGAGGCGGCCAGGGCGCACGAGACCCGGCGCTCCAGCCTGCTGCGACTCGACCTCACCGGAAAACAGGCCGCCGAGGCGGGAATGATCTGCGGCGGCGAGCAGGAGATCCTCATCGAATACCTGGAGCCCTCGGCCGAATCGCTGGAACTGGTGGAGAACCTTCTCCGCGCCTGGGAGGCGGGCCGGGGGGTGCTGTGCACCGCCTTCCTCCATGACGGCGGGGACGTCCGCGTCCTCACCAGGACAACGGACCCCGGAAACCTGCCCAGTGAGCTGCCCGAGCCTTTGCGCCGCGAGGCGCGGGAGCTGTCCGACGCCGCGCACTTCCCCTTCACCCGCACCGCCGGCGGGGCCACCATGCTGGTGGAGCCGGTTCGCCCGCCCGGGACGGTGGTCATCGCCGGGGCCGGGCACGTGGGACAGGCCACGGCCCATCTGTGCGCCTTCACCGGCATGCCCGCGGTGGTGCTGGACGACCGCGGGGACTTCCTCACCCGCGAGCGCCTGCCCCAAGCGGACCGTCTGCACAAGGTGGACAGCTTCGAGAACTGCTTCCACGGCCTGGAGATCACGCCGGACAGCCGCATCGTCATCCTCACCCGCGGCCACGTCCACGACAAAACCGTCCTGGCCCAGGCCCTGCGCACCCCGGCCGGGTACATTGGCATGATAGGCAGCACCCGCAAGCGCGACGCCACCTACGAATCGCTGCTTCAGGAGGGTTTCACCCAGGCCGATCTGGGCCGGGTCCATTGCCCAATCGGCCTGTCCATCGGCGCGGACACGCCGGAGGAAATCGCCGTGAGCATCGTGGCCGAACTCATCAACCACCGCGCCCATGCCTGA
- a CDS encoding histidine phosphatase family protein translates to MLASSLHTPAKRLLLMRHGQAGDPASKRYIGRTDTGLTSLGRCQAAALAELLSVAPLRRVVSSDLGRCLHTARAVAARHGLIVEADPGLGEIDLGEWENRTFEDVRRTEPEAFRRRGEDMAGFRPPGGESFADLRNRVVPRLEAIMADASGCVAVVAHAGVNRVALCRWLGMPLADLFLLGQDPGCLNVLDFSPSGFKRLQALNFSPGG, encoded by the coding sequence ATGCTCGCTTCCTCATTGCATACTCCGGCCAAACGGCTTCTTCTCATGCGGCATGGCCAGGCGGGCGACCCGGCAAGCAAGCGCTACATCGGGCGAACCGACACCGGGTTGACCAGCCTGGGCCGCTGCCAGGCCGCTGCACTGGCCGAGTTGCTGTCCGTGGCGCCGCTGCGGCGGGTGGTCAGCAGCGATCTCGGCCGCTGCCTGCACACCGCCCGGGCGGTGGCCGCGCGTCACGGGCTGATTGTGGAGGCCGACCCCGGCCTGGGGGAGATCGACCTGGGGGAGTGGGAGAACAGGACGTTCGAGGACGTGCGGCGCACCGAGCCGGAGGCTTTCCGGCGGCGCGGGGAGGACATGGCCGGGTTCCGGCCGCCGGGGGGCGAGTCCTTCGCCGACCTGCGTAACAGGGTCGTCCCGCGCCTGGAGGCGATTATGGCGGATGCCTCGGGCTGCGTGGCCGTGGTGGCTCATGCCGGGGTCAACCGGGTGGCGCTGTGCCGTTGGCTGGGCATGCCCCTGGCTGATCTGTTCCTGCTGGGGCAGGACCCGGGCTGCCTGAACGTGCTCGATTTCTCTCCTTCCGGCTTCAAGCGGCTGCAAGCGCTCAATTTCTCCCCGGGCGGCTAA
- a CDS encoding 4Fe-4S dicluster domain-containing protein produces MEILDLTESLDREFISQVEEESGQRVRLCYQCGNCTAGCPYTFAFDIPVSRMMRLLQAGQKDQLLSSHSVWLCATCESCTTRCPNGIDVARIVDVLRHMARREGYATERGVKVFWDSFLESVAKHGRVYEMGLLTSYIAKTGKVWTDAELGPRILPKGKLHLTPSRIQGREAVARIFERYKEASK; encoded by the coding sequence ATGGAAATCCTTGATCTCACCGAATCCCTCGACCGGGAGTTCATCAGCCAGGTCGAGGAGGAGAGCGGGCAGCGGGTGCGGTTGTGCTATCAGTGCGGCAACTGCACGGCTGGCTGTCCGTACACCTTCGCCTTCGACATTCCGGTGAGCCGGATGATGCGGCTGTTGCAGGCCGGGCAGAAGGACCAGCTCTTGTCCAGCCACTCGGTGTGGCTGTGCGCCACGTGCGAGTCCTGCACCACGCGCTGCCCCAACGGCATCGACGTGGCGCGGATCGTGGACGTGTTGCGCCACATGGCCCGGCGCGAGGGGTACGCCACCGAGCGCGGCGTGAAGGTATTCTGGGACAGCTTCCTGGAATCGGTGGCCAAGCACGGCCGGGTGTACGAAATGGGCCTTTTGACCTCGTACATCGCCAAGACCGGCAAGGTCTGGACGGACGCCGAGCTCGGCCCGCGCATCCTGCCCAAGGGCAAGCTGCACCTCACTCCGTCCCGCATCCAGGGCCGCGAGGCCGTGGCCCGGATCTTCGAGCGCTACAAGGAGGCCTCCAAGTGA
- a CDS encoding DVU_1551 family NTP transferase, with amino-acid sequence MPEPPRLGAIILSAGLSTRQRGFKPLLPLGDATVLEHCLRLFQGLPGWPCDTVAVLGHRADELAPLVREARARPVHNPDYKEGMFTSVQAGAAALDPEAEAFFVLPVDVPMVRPLTLTRLLWAMRERPEARAWLPAFAGRTGHPPLLRAELRAAIAAHDGRDGLRGVLEGVETAVAEVPDRLMLEDLDTPEQYERAKELWARRGIPTPGEAERLLDMERGADSEVAAHCRAVARVASALAQAVNSRSPGRIDEDLAVSGALLHDIAKGQPGHCAAGASRLAELGFSPRLCAVVAGHADHEPHKDAGVDETEVVYLADKLVRGTRVAPLDERFQAKRSAWAGDRRAVRAVDRRWDQARRIAGRVEAACGGMPPLP; translated from the coding sequence ATGCCTGAACCACCCCGGCTCGGCGCGATCATCCTCTCCGCCGGGCTGTCCACCCGGCAGCGCGGCTTCAAGCCCCTGCTGCCGCTCGGCGACGCCACCGTGCTGGAGCACTGCCTGCGCCTGTTCCAGGGATTGCCCGGGTGGCCATGCGACACGGTGGCGGTGCTGGGGCACCGGGCGGACGAGCTGGCCCCCCTGGTCCGCGAGGCCAGGGCCAGGCCGGTGCATAATCCGGACTACAAGGAGGGCATGTTCACCTCGGTCCAAGCCGGGGCGGCCGCCCTGGACCCGGAGGCTGAGGCCTTTTTCGTCCTGCCGGTGGACGTGCCCATGGTCCGCCCCCTGACCCTTACACGCCTGCTGTGGGCCATGCGGGAGAGGCCGGAGGCCCGCGCCTGGCTACCCGCCTTTGCGGGCCGTACCGGCCACCCGCCCCTGCTGCGTGCGGAATTGCGCGCGGCCATCGCCGCCCACGACGGCCGGGACGGCCTGCGGGGCGTGCTGGAGGGGGTGGAGACGGCCGTGGCGGAGGTTCCGGACCGGCTCATGCTGGAGGACCTGGACACGCCGGAGCAATACGAACGCGCCAAGGAACTGTGGGCCAGGCGGGGCATTCCAACCCCGGGCGAGGCCGAACGGCTGCTGGACATGGAGCGCGGGGCGGACAGCGAGGTGGCCGCCCACTGCCGGGCCGTGGCCCGCGTGGCCTCCGCCCTGGCCCAGGCCGTCAACTCCCGCTCGCCCGGCCGCATCGACGAGGACCTGGCCGTGTCCGGGGCCCTGCTGCACGACATCGCCAAGGGCCAGCCCGGCCATTGCGCCGCCGGGGCGTCCCGGCTTGCCGAGCTGGGCTTCTCCCCCCGACTGTGCGCCGTGGTTGCCGGCCATGCCGACCATGAACCGCACAAGGACGCCGGGGTGGACGAGACCGAGGTGGTCTATCTGGCGGACAAGCTGGTGCGCGGGACGCGGGTGGCGCCCCTGGACGAGCGCTTCCAGGCCAAGCGCTCGGCCTGGGCGGGCGACAGACGGGCCGTGCGGGCCGTGGACAGGCGATGGGACCAGGCCCGGCGCATCGCCGGGAGAGTGGAGGCGGCCTGTGGCGGGATGCCGCCGCTGCCGTAA
- a CDS encoding iron-containing alcohol dehydrogenase: MVITKFAIPEVISGHGSIEFVAKCALRLGAKRVFFVSDNGLEQSGWVDRVLDILDGNDLPAVYFDKVSSNPRDYQVHEGADLYARERCDVIIALGGGSPMDAAKGIGTLVGNGGRIGDFEGANRIMCPLPPMILIPSTAGSGSDVSQFCIITDVEREVKMSIISRSLVPNISIIDPDLLLSKDADLILASAIDAMAHAVESYVSKLATPITRMHSHKAIELIVKNIQPAVEDKDTEALRQLSIASTSAGMAFSNAGLGVLHSIAHSLGGMYDVLHGMVHPVLLPSVMRFNMRECTETMGTIGRIIAGARLCSDQQAALAGIDKLEELFASLGVNQRLRDLLPDQSSIEQICRVAIQDVCSLTNPRESSWRDLRGICEEAW; encoded by the coding sequence ATCGTGATTACCAAGTTCGCCATACCGGAGGTCATCTCCGGACACGGAAGCATAGAATTCGTGGCCAAATGCGCCCTGCGGCTCGGGGCCAAGCGCGTTTTCTTCGTCAGCGACAACGGCCTGGAGCAATCCGGCTGGGTGGACCGCGTGCTGGACATCCTGGACGGCAACGACCTGCCCGCCGTCTACTTCGACAAGGTCAGCTCCAACCCCCGCGACTACCAGGTGCACGAAGGGGCCGACCTGTACGCCCGTGAGCGGTGCGACGTCATCATCGCCCTGGGCGGCGGCAGCCCCATGGACGCGGCCAAGGGCATCGGCACGCTGGTGGGCAACGGCGGCCGCATCGGCGACTTCGAGGGGGCCAACCGCATCATGTGCCCCCTGCCGCCCATGATCCTCATCCCCAGCACGGCCGGAAGCGGCTCGGACGTTTCCCAGTTCTGCATCATCACCGACGTGGAGCGGGAAGTGAAGATGTCCATCATCAGCCGCTCGCTGGTGCCCAACATCTCCATCATCGACCCCGACCTGCTGCTCTCCAAGGACGCCGACCTCATCCTGGCCTCGGCCATCGACGCCATGGCGCACGCTGTGGAGTCCTACGTCTCCAAGCTGGCCACCCCCATCACCCGCATGCACTCCCACAAGGCCATTGAACTCATCGTCAAGAACATCCAGCCTGCGGTGGAGGACAAGGACACCGAGGCGCTGCGGCAGCTCTCCATCGCCAGCACCTCCGCGGGCATGGCCTTCAGCAACGCCGGGCTGGGCGTGCTGCACTCCATAGCCCACTCCCTGGGCGGCATGTACGACGTGCTGCACGGCATGGTGCACCCCGTCCTCCTGCCGTCGGTTATGCGCTTCAACATGCGGGAGTGCACCGAGACCATGGGCACCATCGGGCGCATAATCGCCGGGGCGCGGCTGTGCTCCGACCAGCAGGCCGCCCTGGCGGGCATCGATAAGCTGGAGGAGCTCTTCGCCAGTCTCGGCGTGAACCAGCGGCTGCGCGACCTGCTCCCCGACCAGTCCAGCATCGAGCAAATCTGCCGGGTGGCCATCCAGGACGTGTGCAGCCTGACCAACCCCAGGGAGTCGTCCTGGCGCGACCTCAGGGGCATATGCGAGGAGGCCTGGTAA
- a CDS encoding ATP-binding protein, translating to MPPTELSDLVGIEHSKLGYFHELQLKLEELKAANMETENRRQEIAAILDGITDVMMVLSENLKIISVNHVFRELFDDPAPEGKYCYQIFRGQDHPCPECPAFKSLSTNTVCKETAFFRINGVNRQYEMVASPIKNQDLPEYKVLIFKRDVTLEKEYQAKYYHAEKMATVGVLATGVAHEVNNPLMAISGYAEGIQRRLGRHWKSLPGELAGDLEEYTQTILRECQRCQQIVNSMLNFGHPEATTQSPVNINDVVMETLHLLHYHLKKRQNLTMRTELARNLPFVHGNAAQLKQVFLNLLTNAIDAIGEEEGVITVQSGVTDGMVRLEISDTGQGISADIRGNLFDPFFTTKPAGNGIGIGLSTCYTIVVKEHAGDIRLESEVGKGSTFIVDLPVPREEDDD from the coding sequence ATGCCGCCAACGGAACTCAGCGACCTCGTCGGCATCGAGCACTCCAAGCTCGGCTACTTCCACGAGTTGCAGCTCAAGCTGGAGGAGCTCAAGGCCGCCAACATGGAGACGGAGAACCGCCGCCAGGAAATCGCCGCCATTCTGGACGGCATCACCGACGTGATGATGGTACTCTCCGAGAACCTCAAGATCATCTCGGTCAACCACGTATTCAGGGAGTTGTTCGACGACCCCGCCCCGGAGGGCAAGTACTGCTACCAGATATTCCGGGGGCAGGACCATCCGTGCCCCGAATGCCCCGCCTTCAAGTCGCTCTCCACCAACACGGTGTGCAAGGAGACGGCCTTTTTCCGCATCAACGGCGTCAACCGGCAGTACGAGATGGTGGCCTCGCCCATCAAGAACCAGGACCTGCCGGAGTACAAGGTGCTCATCTTCAAGCGCGACGTGACGCTGGAAAAGGAATACCAGGCCAAGTACTACCACGCGGAGAAGATGGCCACCGTGGGCGTGCTGGCCACCGGCGTGGCCCACGAGGTGAACAACCCCCTGATGGCCATTTCCGGTTACGCCGAGGGCATCCAGCGGCGCCTGGGCAGGCACTGGAAGAGCCTGCCCGGCGAACTGGCCGGGGACCTGGAGGAGTATACCCAGACTATCCTGCGGGAGTGCCAGCGCTGCCAGCAGATTGTGAACAGCATGCTCAACTTCGGGCACCCGGAGGCCACCACCCAGTCCCCGGTGAACATCAACGACGTGGTCATGGAGACCCTGCATCTGCTGCACTACCATCTCAAGAAGCGGCAAAACCTGACCATGAGGACGGAACTGGCACGGAACCTGCCTTTCGTCCACGGCAACGCGGCGCAGCTCAAGCAGGTCTTTCTCAACCTGCTGACCAACGCCATCGACGCCATCGGGGAGGAGGAGGGCGTCATCACCGTGCAAAGCGGCGTGACGGACGGCATGGTCCGTCTGGAGATCTCCGACACCGGCCAGGGCATTTCCGCGGACATCCGGGGCAACCTCTTCGACCCCTTCTTCACCACCAAGCCCGCCGGAAACGGCATAGGCATCGGGCTTTCGACCTGTTACACCATCGTGGTCAAGGAGCACGCCGGGGACATCCGCCTGGAAAGCGAGGTGGGCAAGGGGTCCACCTTCATCGTCGACCTGCCGGTGCCACGGGAAGAAGATGATGACTGA